A single genomic interval of Apis cerana isolate GH-2021 linkage group LG2, AcerK_1.0, whole genome shotgun sequence harbors:
- the LOC108002730 gene encoding programmed cell death protein 6 isoform X2, with the protein MSFVSPMPSREFLWDVFQRVDRDRSGAITADELQQALSNGTWTPFNPETVRLMIGMFDKNQKGTVSFEEFGALWKYVTDWQNCFRSFDRDNSGNIDRNELKTALTNFGYRLSDQIIDTLIRKYDRAGRGTIYFDDFIQCCIVLYTLTAAFRQLDTDLDGVITIHYEQFLGMVFNLKI; encoded by the exons atgTCATTTGTATCGCCTATGCCTAGTCGAGAATTCCTCTGGGATGTTTTTCAAAg AGTTGATAGAGACAGATCTGGTGCAATTACTGCAGATGAATTACAACAAGCTCTTTCAAATGGAACATGGACACCATTTAATCCAGAAACAGTGCGTTTAATGATTG GTATgttcgataaaaatcaaaaggGTACAGTTAGTTTTGAAGAATTTGGAGCTCTATGGAAATATGTAACAGATTGGCAAAATTGTTTTCGATCATTTGACCGGGACAATAGTGGAAATATTGacagaaatgaattaaaaacagCTCTTACAAATTTTGGATATAGATTATCAGATCAAATTATAGATACTCTTATACGCAAATATGATAGAGCTGGTCGTGGAACTATATACTTTGATGACTTTATTCAGTGCTGTATAGTTTTATAT acTTTGACTGCTGCCTTCAGACAATTGGATACAGATCTAGATGGTGTTATTACAATTCACTATGAACAATTTCTAGGCATGGTAttcaatcttaaaatataa
- the LOC108002868 gene encoding dolichyl-phosphate beta-glucosyltransferase isoform X2 codes for MFSLTLFIITQPYPEIWRDEKEKYFLNLKTKNIEAFPSLYEKWSVHLSVVIPAYNEEERLPLMLDECLEYLENRLKNGCTYEVIIVNDGSSDKTMDIAHKYAIKYENIRVLNLVKNRGKGGAVRLGILSARGSVILFADADGATKFKDLEKLDNSLKNILGFDYITKPNEISYSHAIVCGSRAHLEKEETAKRTFFRLLLMHGFHFLVWFWGVRGIKDTQCGFKLITRESARAVFQALHIERWAFDVEMLYIAKMLNIPITEIPVNWTEIEGSKIVPFWSWLQMGKDLFFIWYKYRIGAWKIKRFKQM; via the exons ATG ttttctttaacattatttataataacacaACCATATCCAGAAATATGGcgagatgaaaaagaaaaatattttttaaatctaaaaacaaaaaatatagaagctTTTCCatctttatatgaaaaatggaGTGTACATTTAAGTGTTGTTATACCAGCATataatgaagaagaaagat tgcCCTTAATGTTAGATGAATGTTTGGAATATTTGGAAAACCGATTAAAAAATGGATGTACTTATGAAGTAATTATAGTTAATGATGGAAGTTCAGATAAAACTATGGATATTGCTCATAAGtatgcaataaaatatgaaaatattagagTACTAAATCTTGTTAAAAATAGAGGAAAAGGTGGAGCAGTAAGATTG ggTATATTAAGTGCAAGAGGAAGTGTAATACTTTTTGCAGATGCAGATGGTGCTACAAAGTttaaagatttagaaaaattagataatagtttgaaaaatattttaggat ttgATTATATAACTAAACCAAATGAAATTAGTTATTCTCATGCAATAGTATGTGGATCAAGAGCccatttagaaaaagaagaaactgcCAAAAGAACTTTTTTCCGATTGTTATTAATGCATGGATTCCATTTCCTAGTATGGTTTTGGGGTGTAAGAGGTATTAAAGATACACAATGTGGTTTTAAACTTATAACACGCGAATCTGCAAGAGCTGTATTTCAAGCTTTACATATTGAACGTTGGGCATTTGATGtagaaatgttatatattgcaaaaatgttaaatattcctATTACGGAGATTCCTGTGAACTGGACAGAAATTGAAGGGTCTAAAATTGTACCCTTCTGGAGTTGGTTACAGATGgggaaagatttattttttatttggtataaatatagaattggagcatggaaaataaaaagatttaaacagatgtaa
- the LOC108002730 gene encoding programmed cell death protein 6 isoform X1 produces the protein MSFVSPMPSREFLWDVFQRVDRDRSGAITADELQQALSNGTWTPFNPETVRLMIGMFDIDKTDPDSSGMFDKNQKGTVSFEEFGALWKYVTDWQNCFRSFDRDNSGNIDRNELKTALTNFGYRLSDQIIDTLIRKYDRAGRGTIYFDDFIQCCIVLYTLTAAFRQLDTDLDGVITIHYEQFLGMVFNLKI, from the exons atgTCATTTGTATCGCCTATGCCTAGTCGAGAATTCCTCTGGGATGTTTTTCAAAg AGTTGATAGAGACAGATCTGGTGCAATTACTGCAGATGAATTACAACAAGCTCTTTCAAATGGAACATGGACACCATTTAATCCAGAAACAGTGCGTTTAATGATTG GTATGTTTGACATTGACAAAACTGATCCTGATTCTTCAGGTATgttcgataaaaatcaaaaggGTACAGTTAGTTTTGAAGAATTTGGAGCTCTATGGAAATATGTAACAGATTGGCAAAATTGTTTTCGATCATTTGACCGGGACAATAGTGGAAATATTGacagaaatgaattaaaaacagCTCTTACAAATTTTGGATATAGATTATCAGATCAAATTATAGATACTCTTATACGCAAATATGATAGAGCTGGTCGTGGAACTATATACTTTGATGACTTTATTCAGTGCTGTATAGTTTTATAT acTTTGACTGCTGCCTTCAGACAATTGGATACAGATCTAGATGGTGTTATTACAATTCACTATGAACAATTTCTAGGCATGGTAttcaatcttaaaatataa
- the LOC108002737 gene encoding adenosine deaminase-like protein isoform X1, which yields MNLEKFCHYLPKLELHAHLNGSLSTDTLKQLYKMQNSELGNYEDVFMDTKDFSSLDECFKVFDIVHSLTVTPEAIFHATYNTIKEFQDDNVIYLELRSTPRAIPEKMSKQEYIEAIIKAFELFCNYRVCKIDFPNILLKLLISVNRKQGYKAAQENIELAINFMKKYPQYIVGLDLSGDPMTGNIFLKLLRKARMAGLKIAAHCAEISNETEIIDILEFKPDRLGHCTCIHPTLRGTNKLFNLLINSKIPVELCLTSNVQCKTVPTYESHQFKYLFEVGHPICLSTDDKGIFHTSLSQEYKIASSTFNLSREQLIKLCLSSVQYAFVTSEEKEVLLSKIKNFYRKEYNIKD from the exons atgaatttagaaaaattctgCCATTATTTACCAAAATTG gaACTTCATGCTCATTTGAATGGATCTTTAAGCACGGAtactttaaaacaattatacaaaatgCAAAATTCTGAATTAGGAAATTATGAAGATGTATTTATGGACACGaaagatttttcatcgttAGACGA ATGCTTCAAAGTATTTGATATAGTACATTCATTGACAGTAACACCAGAGGCAATTTTTCATGCTACTTATAACACAATTAAAGAATTCCAAGatgataatgtaatatatttggaaCTTAGAAGCACACCTCGTGCTATTCCTGAGAAAATGTCAAAACAAGAATATATAGAAGCAATCATAAAAGCATttga attattttgtaACTACAGAGTttgcaaaattgattttccaaatatattattgaagttATTAATATCTGTTAATCGTAAACAAGGATATAAAGCAGCACAAGAAAACATAGAAttagcaataaattttatgaagaaatatcCACAATATATTGTTGGACTTGATCTCAGTGGAGATCCAATGacgggaaatatttttttgaagttaTTAAGAAAAGCTAGAATGGCTGGACTTAAAATAGCAGCTCATTGTGCAGAG atttcgaatgaaacagaaataatagatattcttGAATTTAAACCAGATAGATTAGGACATTGTACTTGTATTCATCCTACATTGCGAggaacgaataaattatttaatttgcttattaattcaaaaattcctgtag aaTTGTGTTTAACTTCAAATGTTCAATGTAAAACTGTACCTACTTATGAATctcatcaatttaaatatttgtttgaagtTGGTCATCCTATTTGTCTTAGT actGATGACAAAGGTATCTTTCATACATCTTTATctcaagaatataaaatagctagttcaacatttaatttaagcCGAGAACAACTAATAAAACTTTGTTTATCATCCGTACAATATGCTTTTGTTACatcagaagaaaaagaagtattattatctaagatcaaaaatttttatcgtaaagagtataatattaaagattga
- the LOC108002868 gene encoding dolichyl-phosphate beta-glucosyltransferase isoform X1 produces the protein MIPLEYLLLYIILFLIICIIMFSLTLFIITQPYPEIWRDEKEKYFLNLKTKNIEAFPSLYEKWSVHLSVVIPAYNEEERLPLMLDECLEYLENRLKNGCTYEVIIVNDGSSDKTMDIAHKYAIKYENIRVLNLVKNRGKGGAVRLGILSARGSVILFADADGATKFKDLEKLDNSLKNILGFDYITKPNEISYSHAIVCGSRAHLEKEETAKRTFFRLLLMHGFHFLVWFWGVRGIKDTQCGFKLITRESARAVFQALHIERWAFDVEMLYIAKMLNIPITEIPVNWTEIEGSKIVPFWSWLQMGKDLFFIWYKYRIGAWKIKRFKQM, from the exons atgataccaTTGGAATATTTACttctttacattattttatttctaataatatgtataattatg ttttctttaacattatttataataacacaACCATATCCAGAAATATGGcgagatgaaaaagaaaaatattttttaaatctaaaaacaaaaaatatagaagctTTTCCatctttatatgaaaaatggaGTGTACATTTAAGTGTTGTTATACCAGCATataatgaagaagaaagat tgcCCTTAATGTTAGATGAATGTTTGGAATATTTGGAAAACCGATTAAAAAATGGATGTACTTATGAAGTAATTATAGTTAATGATGGAAGTTCAGATAAAACTATGGATATTGCTCATAAGtatgcaataaaatatgaaaatattagagTACTAAATCTTGTTAAAAATAGAGGAAAAGGTGGAGCAGTAAGATTG ggTATATTAAGTGCAAGAGGAAGTGTAATACTTTTTGCAGATGCAGATGGTGCTACAAAGTttaaagatttagaaaaattagataatagtttgaaaaatattttaggat ttgATTATATAACTAAACCAAATGAAATTAGTTATTCTCATGCAATAGTATGTGGATCAAGAGCccatttagaaaaagaagaaactgcCAAAAGAACTTTTTTCCGATTGTTATTAATGCATGGATTCCATTTCCTAGTATGGTTTTGGGGTGTAAGAGGTATTAAAGATACACAATGTGGTTTTAAACTTATAACACGCGAATCTGCAAGAGCTGTATTTCAAGCTTTACATATTGAACGTTGGGCATTTGATGtagaaatgttatatattgcaaaaatgttaaatattcctATTACGGAGATTCCTGTGAACTGGACAGAAATTGAAGGGTCTAAAATTGTACCCTTCTGGAGTTGGTTACAGATGgggaaagatttattttttatttggtataaatatagaattggagcatggaaaataaaaagatttaaacagatgtaa
- the LOC108002737 gene encoding adenosine deaminase-like protein isoform X2 — protein sequence MNLEKFCHYLPKLELHAHLNGSLSTDTLKQLYKMQNSELGNYEDVFMDTKDFSSLDECFKVFDIVHSLTVTPEAIFHATYNTIKEFQDDNVIYLELRSTPRAIPEKMSKQEYIEAIIKAFEVCKIDFPNILLKLLISVNRKQGYKAAQENIELAINFMKKYPQYIVGLDLSGDPMTGNIFLKLLRKARMAGLKIAAHCAEISNETEIIDILEFKPDRLGHCTCIHPTLRGTNKLFNLLINSKIPVELCLTSNVQCKTVPTYESHQFKYLFEVGHPICLSTDDKGIFHTSLSQEYKIASSTFNLSREQLIKLCLSSVQYAFVTSEEKEVLLSKIKNFYRKEYNIKD from the exons atgaatttagaaaaattctgCCATTATTTACCAAAATTG gaACTTCATGCTCATTTGAATGGATCTTTAAGCACGGAtactttaaaacaattatacaaaatgCAAAATTCTGAATTAGGAAATTATGAAGATGTATTTATGGACACGaaagatttttcatcgttAGACGA ATGCTTCAAAGTATTTGATATAGTACATTCATTGACAGTAACACCAGAGGCAATTTTTCATGCTACTTATAACACAATTAAAGAATTCCAAGatgataatgtaatatatttggaaCTTAGAAGCACACCTCGTGCTATTCCTGAGAAAATGTCAAAACAAGAATATATAGAAGCAATCATAAAAGCATttga AGTttgcaaaattgattttccaaatatattattgaagttATTAATATCTGTTAATCGTAAACAAGGATATAAAGCAGCACAAGAAAACATAGAAttagcaataaattttatgaagaaatatcCACAATATATTGTTGGACTTGATCTCAGTGGAGATCCAATGacgggaaatatttttttgaagttaTTAAGAAAAGCTAGAATGGCTGGACTTAAAATAGCAGCTCATTGTGCAGAG atttcgaatgaaacagaaataatagatattcttGAATTTAAACCAGATAGATTAGGACATTGTACTTGTATTCATCCTACATTGCGAggaacgaataaattatttaatttgcttattaattcaaaaattcctgtag aaTTGTGTTTAACTTCAAATGTTCAATGTAAAACTGTACCTACTTATGAATctcatcaatttaaatatttgtttgaagtTGGTCATCCTATTTGTCTTAGT actGATGACAAAGGTATCTTTCATACATCTTTATctcaagaatataaaatagctagttcaacatttaatttaagcCGAGAACAACTAATAAAACTTTGTTTATCATCCGTACAATATGCTTTTGTTACatcagaagaaaaagaagtattattatctaagatcaaaaatttttatcgtaaagagtataatattaaagattga
- the LOC108002867 gene encoding uncharacterized protein LOC108002867 translates to MNSDENIKMDKMKTIFREKNINMNMNNTNNLEDNQITDEKKPKKKITIVVDEDDPCLKERDLIEEEKEEVTDVTFGEDPRFQQQNQTIRCFVMYTDFDRCEEILGKGTATCTWFKQVFQSICPNDWIRRWDELKAQGLKF, encoded by the exons atgaattctgatgaaaatattaaaatggataaaatgaaaactatttttcgggaaaaaaatataaatatgaatatgaataacacGAATAATTTGGAAGATAATCAAATTACTGATGAAAAAAagccaaagaaaaaaataactatagtAGTAGATGAAGATGATCCATGTCTTAAAGAGAGAGatttaatagaagaagaaaaagaagaagttacAGACGTTACTTTCGGTGAAGATCCAag ATTTCAACAACAGAATCAAACAATACGTTGTTTTGTAATGTACACTGATTTCGATCGTTGTGAAGAGATTTTAGGAAAAGGAACAGCTACATGCACATGGTTCAAACAAGTTTTTCAATCTATTTGTCCAAACGATTGGATTCGTCGATGGGATGAACTTAAAGCTCAGggcttaaaattttaa